One window from the genome of Marinobacter sp. es.048 encodes:
- a CDS encoding DUF2784 domain-containing protein has product MDSQWLLIFADALLILHTMLVAFVILGLLATFAGYFLQWRWVRNVWFRLSHLAVIVVVVLQSWLGVLCPLTTWEMALRAKAGEAGYEGSFIQHWLHSILYYSAPDWVFILAYTVFGALVLASWFVVRPER; this is encoded by the coding sequence ATGGACAGTCAATGGTTACTGATCTTTGCTGATGCGCTCCTGATCCTGCACACGATGCTGGTGGCCTTCGTGATTCTGGGGCTGCTGGCGACGTTCGCTGGCTATTTTCTCCAGTGGCGCTGGGTTCGCAATGTCTGGTTCCGTCTCAGCCACCTGGCTGTGATTGTTGTTGTGGTTCTGCAGTCCTGGCTGGGTGTGCTATGCCCGCTTACGACCTGGGAAATGGCGCTTCGGGCAAAGGCCGGGGAGGCAGGCTATGAGGGATCTTTCATCCAGCACTGGCTGCATTCCATTCTGTATTACAGTGCGCCGGACTGGGTGTTTATTCTGGCGTACACGGTTTTCGGAGCGCTCGTCCTGGCCAGCTGGTTTGTGGTCAGGCCCGAGCGGTGA
- a CDS encoding DUF3185 family protein: MGSSKLVGIVLLVVGIGLLYFGYQSTQSLGNQLTETVTGRFTDETMWYLIGGAAAAAAGAFLAFFKK; the protein is encoded by the coding sequence ATGGGAAGTTCAAAACTGGTCGGTATCGTTTTATTGGTGGTTGGCATTGGGCTACTCTATTTCGGCTACCAATCAACCCAATCTCTGGGAAACCAGTTGACCGAAACCGTCACAGGCCGCTTTACCGACGAAACCATGTGGTACCTGATTGGCGGTGCCGCCGCGGCTGCCGCCGGCGCTTTCCTGGCATTTTTCAAGAAATAA
- a CDS encoding mandelate racemase/muconate lactonizing enzyme family protein has product MRIASIAAYTADLEYTGKAYAFAGGRSHQVFTSTVVVLTTDTGLEGCGEVCPCGPNYMPAFAEGIPSCLSLLAPAVIGQDPREISYLHELMNQALTGQAVAKAAIDIACWDILGKATGLPVYTLLGGLQTPSMPLHRIVPLADPIEMQVSLRQYRSEGFRHIQIKLGHDVEEDIELVRALSKLKQPDELWIGDINAAWRRDQTLRFSRAVEDVDLYLEQPCKGYEECQSLRQRVRHRNGRAGGFKGANDTQRPPGTGCGPGLQGADLA; this is encoded by the coding sequence ATGCGTATCGCCAGTATTGCAGCCTACACCGCAGATCTTGAGTACACGGGCAAGGCCTATGCCTTTGCTGGAGGCCGTTCTCATCAGGTTTTCACCAGCACCGTTGTGGTTTTAACGACGGATACCGGGCTGGAAGGTTGCGGCGAGGTCTGTCCGTGCGGCCCCAACTACATGCCGGCGTTTGCCGAAGGAATTCCATCCTGCCTGTCCTTGCTGGCACCCGCGGTTATCGGTCAGGACCCCAGGGAAATCTCGTACCTCCATGAGCTGATGAATCAGGCTCTTACCGGCCAGGCCGTTGCCAAAGCGGCTATTGATATCGCCTGCTGGGACATTCTGGGAAAGGCCACTGGCCTTCCGGTCTATACCCTGCTTGGTGGCCTGCAGACGCCGTCCATGCCTTTGCACCGGATCGTTCCCCTGGCCGACCCGATTGAGATGCAGGTGTCCCTGCGCCAGTACCGCTCGGAGGGATTTCGCCATATCCAGATCAAGCTCGGGCACGATGTTGAAGAAGACATTGAGCTGGTTCGAGCCTTGAGCAAGCTGAAGCAACCCGATGAGCTCTGGATTGGCGACATCAATGCCGCTTGGCGGCGGGATCAGACCTTGCGATTTTCCCGGGCGGTGGAGGATGTGGATCTTTACCTGGAGCAGCCCTGCAAGGGGTATGAGGAATGCCAATCATTGCGGCAGCGGGTGCGGCATCGCAACGGCCGCGCCGGAGGTTTCAAGGGGGCGAATGACACTCAGCGACCGCCCGGGACTGGGTGTGGTCCCGGACTTCAAGGTGCTGACCTTGCATGA
- a CDS encoding alkyl/aryl-sulfatase: MSLPLKILLAPLFGISLALTGCDSGPDSSAANSAGHSAPTATTGQANQEVLGQRPFDNRDDFENARRGLIAQDPELVIEHLDGGEVWNMPAYGFIDEDGENAPASVNPSLWRQAALNNIHGLFKVTDGLYQIRGYDLANMSIIESDTGWILVDPLTARETASKAFLFAREHLGEKPVRAILFTHSHIDHFGGVQGILQHLSDEEKANLRIIAPEGFEEEATSENIIAGPAMTRRAMFMYGKRLERDERGHVGTGLGKGPAFGTFGFAPATDLISETGTELEVDGVPMIFQIVSGSEAPAEFTFYLPEQKAFCGAELVSRNMHNIYTLRGAKVRDAQLWSSFIDEAKTLFADADIYFGSHHWPLWGKENIRDFLAVQRDTYKFIHDQTVRLMNQGATPREIADQLKLPPELNQAFHNQGYYGTVSHNAKAVYQHYLGWFTANPAQLDSLPETDSAKRYVQMMGGAEKVLEKARKDFEAASDMSSTEGRDTYRWLAELLNHVVFAEPGNYEAKRLLASVYDQLGYQAEAAPWRDFYLTGAYELRHGSPEEGIKPAMMREMLLHTPVSLFFDSMAVRLKPEDAEGENTTIKIVFTDLQESYLLTLKHSVLHNRLISEDIPADATLRLTRPLFVDLLIGRAGLKELLFSDEISFEGSRLDLIGFFSMLDKPQGRFNIVTP; this comes from the coding sequence ATGTCCCTGCCCCTGAAGATCCTCCTTGCCCCTCTGTTTGGTATTTCACTCGCCCTGACCGGTTGCGATTCCGGCCCCGATTCTTCTGCAGCCAACAGTGCCGGACACAGTGCGCCGACGGCCACTACAGGGCAAGCCAATCAGGAGGTGCTTGGTCAGCGACCATTCGATAATCGTGACGATTTCGAGAACGCGCGACGCGGGCTGATTGCCCAGGATCCGGAACTGGTTATTGAACATCTTGACGGCGGCGAGGTCTGGAACATGCCGGCGTACGGATTTATCGATGAGGATGGAGAAAATGCCCCGGCCTCGGTCAATCCAAGCCTCTGGCGCCAGGCTGCCCTCAACAACATTCACGGGTTGTTCAAGGTCACCGACGGGCTCTACCAGATCCGGGGTTACGATCTGGCGAATATGTCGATTATCGAAAGCGATACGGGGTGGATTCTGGTGGATCCTCTGACCGCCCGGGAGACTGCCAGCAAAGCTTTCCTGTTTGCCCGCGAGCATCTGGGCGAAAAGCCGGTACGCGCAATTCTCTTTACTCACAGTCACATTGACCACTTCGGCGGCGTGCAAGGGATTCTCCAGCACCTTTCGGACGAGGAAAAAGCCAACCTGCGCATTATTGCGCCGGAGGGCTTTGAGGAAGAGGCGACCAGCGAGAACATTATTGCTGGCCCCGCCATGACCCGTCGGGCGATGTTTATGTATGGCAAACGCCTGGAGAGAGACGAACGCGGCCATGTTGGCACTGGTCTGGGCAAAGGGCCGGCGTTCGGCACCTTTGGCTTTGCCCCGGCGACGGATCTGATCAGCGAAACCGGCACGGAGCTGGAGGTGGACGGCGTGCCGATGATTTTCCAGATTGTCTCCGGTTCCGAGGCGCCAGCAGAGTTCACATTCTATCTTCCCGAGCAGAAGGCCTTCTGCGGTGCCGAGCTGGTCAGCCGCAACATGCACAACATCTACACCCTGAGGGGCGCGAAGGTTCGCGATGCCCAGCTCTGGAGCAGCTTCATCGACGAGGCAAAGACCCTGTTTGCCGATGCCGATATCTATTTCGGTAGCCACCACTGGCCATTGTGGGGGAAAGAGAATATCCGGGACTTCCTGGCGGTGCAGCGGGATACCTATAAGTTCATTCACGATCAGACGGTGCGTTTGATGAACCAGGGCGCCACGCCCCGGGAGATCGCCGACCAGCTCAAGCTGCCCCCGGAACTGAATCAGGCGTTTCACAACCAGGGTTACTACGGCACTGTGTCTCACAACGCGAAAGCGGTGTATCAGCATTACCTGGGCTGGTTTACCGCCAACCCGGCTCAGCTCGATTCGCTTCCAGAGACCGATTCGGCAAAACGTTATGTACAGATGATGGGTGGCGCGGAAAAAGTTCTGGAGAAGGCTCGAAAGGATTTCGAAGCGGCATCGGATATGAGCTCGACCGAGGGGCGCGACACCTACCGTTGGCTGGCGGAATTGCTCAATCATGTGGTCTTCGCCGAACCCGGGAATTATGAGGCAAAACGGCTTCTGGCCAGCGTCTATGACCAGCTCGGTTATCAGGCGGAAGCCGCCCCGTGGCGGGACTTCTATCTGACCGGTGCTTACGAGCTGCGCCACGGCTCGCCGGAAGAGGGCATCAAACCGGCGATGATGAGAGAGATGCTGCTGCACACGCCAGTATCGCTGTTCTTCGACAGCATGGCGGTGCGGCTCAAGCCTGAGGACGCAGAAGGCGAGAACACCACCATCAAGATCGTGTTCACGGATCTGCAGGAAAGTTATTTGCTGACTCTGAAACATTCAGTGCTTCACAACCGTCTCATCAGTGAGGATATTCCTGCTGACGCTACATTGCGCCTGACGCGGCCTCTGTTCGTAGACCTTTTGATTGGACGGGCAGGGCTGAAGGAACTTCTGTTCAGTGACGAGATCAGCTTTGAGGGAAGCAGGCTCGACCTGATAGGCTTCTTCAGCATGCTGGACAAGCCTCAGGGCCGGTTCAATATCGTGACACCCTGA
- a CDS encoding homocysteine S-methyltransferase family protein, translating into MKSVALLDGGLGQEIYRRAMNVTSLLWSVAVMREQPDVVTDVHADFIRAGARTLTLNTYAATPTRLAREGLGDEIGAIHQRAFDVLERAIELTGADVDIAGCLPPLVGSYRSQPARTFEDLKSEFDILVELQGGADVFLIETMTNSLEAKAACAAAAESGKPFGVAFRLETDGKLRSGETLAEAVEAVKPFGPTAVMLNCCDPEVISEAMPELAGLFPCTGGYANAFKTVEPMASGALVDELEARPDVSPGLYALQVQQWLEDGAGVVGGCCEITPEHISHLADVLTGEYNLVRFSELAHS; encoded by the coding sequence ATGAAATCTGTTGCACTTCTCGACGGCGGCCTGGGCCAGGAAATCTATCGCAGGGCCATGAACGTTACGTCACTGCTCTGGTCAGTGGCGGTAATGCGGGAGCAGCCGGACGTTGTTACCGATGTCCATGCTGATTTTATCCGGGCGGGGGCCCGTACCCTGACGCTGAACACCTATGCCGCAACGCCCACGCGACTGGCCAGAGAAGGCCTTGGTGACGAGATCGGAGCCATACATCAGCGAGCGTTCGACGTACTGGAACGTGCCATCGAGTTAACGGGCGCCGACGTCGATATCGCCGGTTGCCTTCCACCGCTGGTTGGTAGCTATCGAAGCCAGCCTGCCCGGACCTTTGAGGATTTGAAGTCGGAGTTCGACATCCTCGTTGAACTGCAGGGTGGGGCAGATGTCTTCCTCATCGAAACCATGACGAACTCGCTCGAGGCGAAAGCTGCCTGTGCCGCCGCCGCTGAATCAGGCAAGCCCTTCGGGGTGGCGTTCCGGCTGGAAACGGATGGCAAGCTTCGGTCCGGGGAAACGCTTGCAGAGGCTGTCGAAGCGGTTAAGCCGTTCGGGCCAACAGCGGTCATGCTCAATTGCTGTGATCCGGAGGTGATCTCTGAGGCAATGCCTGAGCTGGCCGGGCTGTTCCCATGCACTGGCGGTTACGCCAACGCGTTCAAAACCGTTGAGCCTATGGCCAGTGGAGCTCTGGTGGATGAACTGGAAGCGAGGCCGGACGTTTCACCCGGGTTGTATGCGCTGCAGGTGCAACAGTGGTTGGAAGATGGAGCGGGCGTTGTGGGCGGCTGTTGTGAAATTACGCCCGAGCACATCAGCCATCTGGCCGATGTGCTGACAGGCGAGTATAACCTGGTACGGTTCTCAGAATTGGCCCACAGTTAG
- a CDS encoding LysR family transcriptional regulator produces MNMPLLDNDVLRSFVAIAEHGTFTSAAKAVHRTPSALSMQIKQLEQNLGKTLFIREPRRVTLTAEGEVLLDYGRRLLRLNEEAVQHFISPTLEGKVGIGTSDDVGTRILPEVLAEFARSYPAVLVDVVVGSSKQNLARLDAGELDMTLVTVADEGRIPRGEVVHQEPLVWAGREGCSAYQRSPLPIAMAHEGCAWRRMTLRALDKAGISYRIAYTCEHCSGQEAAMLADLAVAPFPQSLIRPPLKEVAGDSLPEIGFYQLALVRRGSNPLNDALASHVKEAFQGLR; encoded by the coding sequence ATGAATATGCCTCTGCTTGATAACGATGTGCTCCGGAGTTTTGTTGCCATTGCGGAACACGGCACGTTCACCAGTGCTGCCAAAGCCGTGCATCGCACACCGTCAGCCCTCAGCATGCAGATCAAACAGCTTGAACAGAACCTCGGCAAAACCCTGTTTATCCGGGAGCCCAGGAGAGTCACTCTGACTGCAGAAGGTGAGGTTCTCCTTGATTACGGGCGCCGCTTGTTGCGACTGAATGAAGAGGCAGTGCAGCATTTTATCTCGCCGACTCTTGAGGGGAAGGTGGGTATTGGTACCTCCGACGACGTTGGCACCCGGATTCTGCCCGAAGTGTTGGCAGAATTTGCCCGATCCTATCCGGCAGTGCTCGTGGACGTTGTGGTCGGCTCCAGCAAGCAGAATCTCGCTCGTCTGGACGCCGGTGAACTGGATATGACCCTGGTGACCGTGGCCGACGAGGGTCGTATTCCCCGCGGTGAGGTGGTCCACCAAGAACCGCTGGTCTGGGCTGGGCGGGAAGGCTGCTCGGCTTACCAGCGGTCTCCCCTCCCCATTGCCATGGCTCACGAAGGATGCGCCTGGCGCCGGATGACCCTGCGTGCGCTGGATAAAGCCGGCATATCCTACAGGATCGCCTATACCTGCGAGCATTGTTCAGGGCAGGAAGCTGCCATGCTGGCAGACCTTGCCGTAGCTCCGTTTCCGCAGAGCCTGATACGCCCACCCCTCAAAGAGGTGGCCGGTGACAGCCTGCCGGAAATCGGCTTCTATCAGCTGGCGCTGGTACGGCGGGGTTCAAATCCTCTTAACGATGCGCTTGCCTCCCATGTGAAAGAAGCCTTCCAGGGTCTACGCTAA
- a CDS encoding monovalent cation:proton antiporter-2 (CPA2) family protein encodes MTVYFVQAFIYLVAAVIAVPLAKRLGLGSVLGYLVAGVVIGPVTGLVGQEANTIQHFAEFGVVMMLFLVGMELDPKALWAMRVRLVGLGGLQVVLTAAAGTAVAAWMGLQWQTALAVGLIFALSSTAIVLQTLNEKGLVKTEGGRSAFSVLLFQDIAVIPMLALIPLLALPELMDSAGTSNGDGGNLSLVDSLPGWAHGLVVVAAVGAVIVGGHYLSRPLFRYVVQSGLREVFTATALMLVIGIAALMSLVNLSPALGAFLAGVVLANSEFRHELEANIEPFKGLLLGLFFITVGAGINFDVLSAQWGTVVSLAAAVIAVKAAILLGLALLFKVHGSNGWLFTLSLAQAGEFGFVLLTYSVQNSVIAVETSQVLSLVVALSMFLTPLLFIVYDRVVLPRYRRSQNDDREADTIDEQAPVIVAGVGRFGQIVCRLLRANKVPIVALDHEIEQIENLRQINIKSFFGDASRPDLLETAGIEQARLLVVAIDDRDRSVQMVEHVKQFFPGVWVLARAFDRGHGYRLREAGADDVVSETYHSALELGGHALTAMGVHPMRARQMTWAFLNNEKAHEDELFDAWKEIEEGIRFSPRYGELFMKLEEALSSAMHSDWEEPKQEDVPIWRPPDR; translated from the coding sequence ATGACAGTTTATTTCGTCCAGGCCTTTATTTACCTGGTCGCAGCAGTGATCGCTGTGCCACTGGCAAAACGTTTGGGTCTGGGATCCGTCCTTGGCTATCTCGTGGCCGGTGTGGTGATTGGTCCGGTCACGGGGCTGGTGGGGCAGGAAGCTAACACCATCCAGCATTTTGCCGAGTTTGGCGTGGTCATGATGTTGTTCCTGGTTGGCATGGAGCTTGATCCCAAGGCGCTCTGGGCCATGCGTGTTCGTCTGGTTGGTCTTGGTGGACTCCAGGTGGTGCTAACGGCGGCAGCCGGCACGGCTGTGGCGGCATGGATGGGACTGCAGTGGCAGACAGCACTTGCGGTTGGGCTGATCTTTGCCCTGTCGTCCACGGCGATCGTCCTGCAAACCCTCAACGAAAAGGGGCTGGTTAAAACCGAAGGCGGGCGCAGTGCTTTCTCCGTTCTGCTCTTTCAGGACATCGCTGTCATCCCGATGCTTGCGCTGATCCCCTTGCTGGCATTACCGGAACTCATGGACTCTGCCGGTACTTCCAATGGCGACGGCGGCAACCTGAGTCTGGTGGACAGTCTTCCTGGCTGGGCCCATGGGCTGGTTGTGGTTGCGGCAGTCGGTGCCGTCATTGTGGGCGGCCACTACCTGAGCCGACCCCTGTTTCGCTATGTGGTGCAGTCGGGGCTGCGTGAAGTATTCACTGCTACGGCGTTGATGCTGGTCATCGGGATTGCGGCCCTGATGAGCCTGGTGAATCTGTCCCCGGCGCTCGGGGCCTTCCTGGCTGGCGTGGTGTTGGCCAACAGTGAATTCCGCCATGAGCTCGAAGCGAATATAGAACCTTTCAAAGGGCTGCTGCTGGGCCTGTTTTTTATCACGGTTGGCGCTGGCATTAATTTTGATGTTTTGTCCGCACAATGGGGCACGGTTGTGTCGCTTGCGGCCGCCGTGATCGCCGTCAAGGCCGCGATCCTGCTCGGTCTCGCGTTGCTGTTCAAGGTGCATGGCAGCAATGGCTGGCTGTTCACCCTGTCCTTGGCCCAGGCTGGTGAATTTGGCTTTGTGCTCCTGACCTACAGTGTCCAGAACAGTGTGATTGCCGTGGAAACCTCCCAGGTGCTGTCCTTGGTGGTGGCGTTATCCATGTTCCTGACGCCTCTGTTGTTTATCGTTTATGACCGCGTGGTGCTCCCGCGTTATCGGCGTTCACAGAACGACGACCGGGAGGCGGATACCATCGATGAGCAGGCGCCGGTTATTGTTGCCGGTGTCGGTCGGTTCGGCCAGATTGTCTGCCGGCTGCTGCGGGCCAATAAGGTGCCCATTGTTGCACTGGACCATGAGATCGAGCAGATCGAAAACCTCCGGCAGATCAACATCAAGAGTTTCTTCGGGGATGCCAGTCGGCCAGACTTGCTGGAAACCGCAGGCATCGAGCAGGCCCGTCTGCTTGTAGTGGCCATCGACGACCGTGACCGCTCGGTCCAGATGGTTGAGCACGTGAAGCAGTTCTTCCCCGGTGTCTGGGTGCTGGCTCGCGCTTTCGACAGAGGGCACGGGTACCGACTGCGAGAAGCAGGGGCCGATGATGTGGTGAGTGAAACCTATCATTCGGCGCTCGAACTTGGCGGTCATGCCCTGACTGCCATGGGCGTTCATCCAATGCGTGCCCGTCAGATGACCTGGGCCTTCCTGAATAATGAGAAAGCCCATGAGGATGAGCTGTTCGACGCATGGAAGGAAATTGAGGAGGGTATTCGCTTCAGCCCCCGCTACGGGGAACTATTCATGAAGCTCGAAGAAGCCCTGAGCAGCGCCATGCATAGCGACTGGGAAGAACCAAAGCAGGAGGATGTTCCCATATGGCGACCGCCGGACCGCTGA